Part of the bacterium genome, GGCGTGACGGTTTCGCCGAGCAACCGCGCGCCCGGGCGTGGATCGAACAGATTGAACGACGCGTAATCGAGCGGCACCGTTCGCAGAAAGCGCCGCGTCGTCTCGAGCGTGTCGCTCGTCTCGCCGGTCAGGCCGATGACGAAATGCCCCAGCGTCTCGATGCCGTGCCGGCGGCACGCCTCAAGCGCGGTGAACGTCGCGGGCAGCCCGGCGCCTTCCTTGTGATCGGCGAGGATCGCCTCGCTGCCCGACTCCAACCCGAACGCGACAAAGCGGCAGCCCGCGCGCGCCATGAGCGCGATTTGCGCGTCGTCGAGCGTGTCGGCGCGGGCGTAGCAAAACCAGCGGAAGCCGTAGCGCTTTTCGATCAGCATTTCGCAGAACGCGCGCACGTGCGTGGGGTGGTGGTTGAACGTCGCGTCGCAGATTTTCAGGCTGCGGATGCCGCACGCGTGCAGGTGGTCGAGCTCCGCTTCGAGATTGTCCGGCTCGCGCCGCGAAAAATGGATCATGCCCGTGTTGCAGTAGTCGCATTGGTAGGGACAGCCGTGCATCGTCAGCACGCTCGCCACCGGCTCGGCAAGGCCAAGCGGAAAGCGGTAGCCCTTCTCGAAAAACATATCGTGCGGCGGTATGGGGTGCGAAAACCATTTACGACCGACTAGCTCGCCCGCGACGATTTCGCCGCCGCGCCGGTGCGTGATCGACGTGCGTTCCGCGTGCGCACCGGTGCGAAGCCGGTCGGCAAGGCACGGCGCGGTGATGTCCATCAGGACACCGTCGACAAAAGGCGCGTCGTCCATCACGGCGCGGCTTTGAAAACGCGGCAGGTCGCCTGAAAGGTAGAGCGGCGCGTCGACGTGCGTAGCCAGCGCCTGAAAAAACGGCCGGTCCTCGGGCCAGGACAAGTGTGAGCACAACGAAAGAATCGCGACGGGCCGCTCGCGCGCGATCAATTCCAGGCACGCGGCGGGCGCGAGGCGCGTGACGATCGCGTCAACGAGCACGACGCGAAAATCCCGGGCCAGATGCGCGGCCTGCAACAGCAGGTCGAGCGGCTGCCAGTAGTAGCCCGCCTTGTCGACGCTGCTGCAGTAGCAGTCGCGCAGATAGCGCCGCGTGCCCGGCGGATTGAGGAGCACGATGGCCGGTCTGTCGTCTGTTGGGCGGCTTTCGGCCATGGTTCAACGCTACGGAAAAATCGCACCGGGAGCTACGTAAGCGGTCCCGCGCCCTGTGTGTGCAAGCGCGCGAAACCCGCTGACGGGAATGCGGGCGCCGTGCGCGGCCGCACGAGCGTGACATTCGGGCTATAGCGGGTCAGAGGTCCGCCGCGGTACAGGGCTCGCCGCAGGACGTCGCGGACAAGGTTGTACCCGACGCGCCACGAACTGCTGATCAGGGGCACGCGGCTCTTGCGGCGGCGGAGACGCGCCACGTAATCGGCGATGAACTGCTGTTGCAGGAATAACGAGCGCGTCGGGACGAGGCGAAGCCGCCGCTTGTCCGCGAGGAGCCATTCGGTCACGCGGCGAGGAATCAACACGCAAAACAAAAGCAGATTCGAAAGCCGCATCAATTCGTCGTTCGCGTTGCCGTCTTTCATGGTGAACGACTTGGTGCCGCCGTCGCTTTCGATCCGCGCGACGTCTTCGGGCGTAAGGTCGCCTGCCTCCAGCGCCGTCTTCACGAGATCGATGCGCGGGTAGTAGCGGATGTGGAAGACGACGGTGCGATCGACGGGATGGTCGAGATACAACCGGATGAGATTTTCGACATCGCGATTCGTCTGCCGGGGAAGCCCCACGATATTGTCCGCCAGCACGTAGATGTTCGTGCGGCGCAGTGCATCGAGCGCCCGAAGCATCGACTTGTCGAACTTCGCGCGGTTGACGACGTTGTCGTCTTGCCCGGGCACGCGCGATACGCCGATCCAGGCCGCCGCGCAGCCGCTCGATTCGAGCAGCCCCGCGATTTCGTCGTCCACCGAATTCGGATCGACCCAGCAGAAATACGGCAGGCCAACGCGTTTCGGGTATTGGCGGGCGAACTCCTTGAACCACGCGCGATCCGCGGTGAGCACGTTGTCGTGAATCAGGATCTCACGGATGCCGTAACGGACTCGCGCGGACTCGAGCTCGTCGAGAAAATGGTCGACGCTCTTCATGCGCAGATAGCGGCCAAGCCCCTGGCGTCGGCTCTCCTTGAACAAGAACGAGTGGCAGCAATACGAGCATGTATGCGGGCAGCCGCGCGACGCGATGGCGTGATAACGCGCGCCGTAATGCCGCTTCCACACATCGCGCAGCAATTCCTTGTCCGGATGCGGAAGCGAATCGAGATCCTGAATGAACGGGCGTTGCGGATTTGCGTGGAATCCGGCGGGCGTGCCCGTCTTGTACGCCAGATTCGCGATCGATTCGTACGGCTTCGCGTTTTCGAGCGCGTCGCACAGTTCGGCGAGAGCCTCCTCGCCTTCGCCCAGTACCCCGAAGTCGAACGCGGGGTGCGTCATCACCTGTTCGGGCACACTGGTCACATGGATGCCGCCGATGACGATCGGAACATCGAAGTGTTCCTTGATCGCGCTCGCGAGCGTGGCGGCCCAGCCGAAGTAGTCCGTGACGACCGAAAAACACACGAGGTCGGGCCGCCAATCCGACACCTTCTGAAGCAGCAGCGGCACATGGCTGAACCGGCGCGCCACGCGCGGCCAGTGAAAATTGCTGTCGTCGAAAAGGCCGGGATCGAAAAACGCGTCGACGGCGTGCCCGGCACGCTTGAGATACGCCGACAGATTCTCGATCGGCAGCGTTACCTGTATATGCTCGACGAATAGAACCCGCATCGCCTGCCCGCGCTTGTCAGGGAAGCCGTCACGATACGGGAAGGGCGGCGCGCTGTCACGCCGCATCGCGCCAAATACGCCGGTTCGGTGAGCCGCCCCCGATCCGGGATCGTCCCGGTCGATTGCCAACCTGCGGGGCGGGTGTTATGGCAAACGCATGGCCGCGGTGGATGTCTGTCTCGTCAATACGCCCCTTTGCCGCTACGGCTTCAACCTCAGCGGCATATACCCGATGCCCCATCTGGGGCTGGGTTATCTGGGTCGGCTTCTCTTCGACGCCGGCGTGTCGGTTGGTTATCTCGATGCGCAATTCGACGCCAACAGCCCCCTTACGCATCCCGATCGCCTGCCAGACGCGCGCGTGTACGCGCTGACGTCCAAGGTCATCAATCTCGTCCCCACGCACGCGATCGCGCGCGTCATCCGCGAACGCAAGCCGGATGCGCACATCGTGCTTGGCGGGCCGTGCAACATCATCGAGCCGTCGATCCTGTTCGATCAGTTCCCGGCGTTCGACATCCTGGCAACCGGTGAGGGCGAGGAGGTGATCTTGCCGCTCGCGCAGCGCCTTCTCGACGGCAAGGGCGCCGACGAGCTTGTTGACGTGCCCGGGCTCGCATTACGCACGAACGACGCCGTGCGTCTCACCGCGCCGGCGACGCCCGCCGACCTTTCGCGCGAGATCCATCCGATGCGTTCGCTTTGGCCGGAATCGACGCACCGCATGCACCCGCCGTACGGTATCGCGCCGCCCGTGTCTCTCCTGGAAACCGCGCGCGGGTGCAGCTACGACTGCTCGTTTTGCGCCATCGACAAAACCGCGCGCGAGCGGCCGGACGAGGTCGTTTTCGATGAGGTGCGCGAGCTTTTGGCCTCGGGCGTCAACGAAATCCATTTCGTCGATCCGACCTTCACGCTCAACATGAAACGCGCGCGCCGTCTGTGCGAGGGCTTTTCCCGCATGCCGCGCCCGTTCAAATGGACCTGCAAAACGCGGCTCGATCTCGTCGATCCGGCCCTGCTCGCGTTGATGGCGAATTCGGGGTGCTATCTCATCGCGTACGGTATCGAGTCCTACGCCGAGGACGTGCTGACGAACATCGGCAAGCGCCTCGCGGTCGAACGCACCAACCGCGCGCTCGCGTGGACGCACAAGGCGGGCATCCGCTCGGTCGGTTACGTGCTGATTGGATCGCCCGGCGAGTCCGATCGCTCCGTCGCCGAAACGAACCGGATGTTGCGGCGCTCGCAGGTGTGGTTTGTGTTGTTTGGAATTTATCTGCCGTTGCCGGGTTCCGGACCGATTCCCGCGCACGACCGCGCGCTGAACGAGGATCTCATCGCCTGCTACACGCGCGGCTACCACGAGCGATTCGCGACGACCGCGCCGAACGGCCACGCGAACGACGCCCTGGCGCGGTGGCTATTGCGCTCGGCGCTCGGATTTTATCTGCACCCGAAAAACCTCTGGCGCATTGCGCGCGGCGTTCGGGCGACGCGAGAGCTTTGGCATTACGTCAAGGGCGGTGCGCATCTCGCGCGCGAATTCGCGAGATTTGCGTGGACGCGGATTCGCAAGGGCAAGACCGTCGTCGTTCGATTTTCGGACCGGAGCGACGAGAAGCTGACCGACGCGGCGTAGTGGCCCGGAACTGGGGGTCCCACCGGCTGTCGCGTCGTCACCGCGTGGACCAAGGCTAAGCGGCCTCGGCGGGCGAATCGCGTTGCGCGATCAGATTGCGCGGATATTTCACGAGACAATATGCCATCAGGTTGACGAATCCGTGCACCAATTGCACACGCCGCCCGGAAAATCGCCGCACGATCCGCACGACGCGCCGCGGCCCCAGGTAAAAACGCAGGTTCGCGACAGCCATGCGCAGACCAAGCTCCGTCGGCCCGACGTTGGAGATGCGGCTGCGTTGCCAGTAGTAATCCCCAAACGGACCCTCGCCGGTGAGCGCGGCCGCGCGCATGTGCGCCACGAAGTCGAGCGCACCTGGCGGGATCTGCCGGCGTGTCATTTCCGTACCGGCGAATGGCGTCACCTGAAAAAACAAAGCGGCGCAGAATTTGGAGCGTGCCGCGAATCGTACGGTCTTTCGCATTTCCGCACGCGTTTCCGTGGGGAAGCCGAGCATGAAAAATCCCCAGGTGAAGATGCCGAGTCTGTCCGCGATTTCGACCGTCCGTTTCACGCGGTCGAGGTTGTTGTGCTTCTCAATGTACTTCTGCAGCCGCGGGCTCGCCGTCTCGACCGCGAGAGCCATCGAGAAGGTTCCCACGGACGCGAGCGCGCGCAACACCTCTTCGTCGAGCCGGTCGGCGCGCACGCCGTTGGGGAAGGAAAACCGCGTCACAAGGCGGCGGCGCCTGATCTCCTCGCAGATCGCCAAGACGCGTTCGCGCTTGAGATTGAAAATGTCGTCGATCACCTCGAACTCATTTACGCCGTGGTTTTCGATGAGGTATTCGATCTCGTCGACGACGCGCGCGGGGCTCTGCGCGCGAAATTTCTTGGTAAAGATGTCATGGCAGTACGTGCAGCGGTACGGGCACCCGCGCGAGGTGAACAGCACGCCATAACGCCCGAGGATGACCGGCGTCATGCGGCGCGAGATCTCGTACGTATCGAGGTCCACGAGGTCCCACGCCGGGATCGGCAGCGTGTCCAGGTCTTCGATCAGATCGCGATTCGCGTCCGTCGTGCAAATCTCGCCGCGATGGCGAAACGAAAGCCCGCTCGTTCCCGCGAGTTCTTCGACCGGCGCGCCGTTCGCGTTGTCGATAAGGCGGACGAAAGCGCGTTCACCCTCGCCGGCGACGACGAAATCGACGGGCATGTCCTCCAGCAGGGAAACGCCACAGGCGCTCGCGTGCGGCCCGCCGATCGCAACGGGCGTATTTGGCGCGAGACGTTTGAGAAGGCGGACGAGCGCGCCGGCGCGCGCGGCCTCCGCGGTCAGCACGGACATGGCGACAAAGTCAGGCGAAAAATCCGCGAGAAGTCGCTCGTAGTCCGCCGGCGTAAGCGGCGCGATGCGCTCGTCAACGAGATGGAAGTCGTCGCGCCCCGGCCGGTTGGCACGCGCGTACGCGGCCAGACCGATGAGCCCCATCGGCGGGCCCATAGATGTCCCAAACTCCTGTCGGCGCCCGAGACGGGGCTTGATCAAAAGAACGCGCGCCATGAAAAAACCTTCCGCCAATTTCGGTTCGTACGATGAAAAAGGTCATCAAGCGTACCAGAAAAATTTTTCCCGCGAGGCGGGACCGGATGACGCAATTCGCAACGTCCATCGGCCCGTCATCGCGAACGGGAAATTGGTTACGTAGGGCGCAAATTCTTTTCTTGGTAATATCTTTTAGCGCGGAAAGTTCGCCGTGGCAAGGAATTTTTTCGATGTGTCGGCGCGCTGGCCGATCAAGAAAGCCGTCCGGAAAGGGAATCGGTCCGCGGCGCGCCTCGCGGGCAAGGCTCGAGGCAAATCAAAATCCGTGCGCCGCGCCGAACGTTTTCGGGCTTGCGGGAAGCGGACCCGGGGGCTTAGCATGCGATGAACGAACGGGGAGTGCGCATGCCCTATCAAATCGGAGTGCAACCGGGATTCGTCGATCGCGTGCGCAAGCACATCCGGTACGTGTGGATGTTCCCGGGCGTCATGCCGCGCGCGGCGGAAAACTACGTCCGCCTGATGCTCGGCCAGCCGCGGCTGCGTTTTATCGAGTTCGCGTGCAACTTCGATTGCTTCGCCAAGTGCGGGCATTGCTCCATCACCAAGCTCGGCGCGAATCACCCCAACCGGCCGTTGATGACCGTCGCGCAGATGCAGGACACGCTGCGTCAGACGATCGAGCTCGGCGCGCTGAACATCAACCTCACCGGCGGCGAAGCGATCATGGTGCCGTTCCTGTCGGATCTCGTCGCCGCGTGCAATCCCAAAAAGACCGTCGTGTCGCTGGCGACCAACGGAGCGCCGATCTCGCCGCAAAAGGCGCGCGATCTCGCCCGGTGGGGCGTGCGTGTCGTGACGATGAGCCTGGATTCCGCGGACGCGGCGACGCACGACAAGAGCCGCGGCCTGAAGGGCTGCTACGAGCGCCTGATGCACGCCATCGATCACCTGACCGACGCGGGCATCGAGGTGTTCCTCAACACGATCCTGACGCGCGAGAACATGATAAACGGCGACATCTACAAGATGATCGAGCTCGCCTCGCAAAAGCGCGCGATGCTGACGATCAATCCGCCGTTCCAGATCGGCGGATGGGACGGCGCGGACGTGCACCTGGACGCCGAGGGCAAGGATTTCCATCGCAAGCTGATGGCGTTTTCCAACGTACGTTGGGAAGGCTCGTCCAACTACTTCAAGGACGGCTGCCCGGCGGGCATCGAAAAGCTCTACATCAGCCCGTACGGCGACATCATGCCGTGCAACTTCACGCACATCTCGTTCGGCAACGTCACGGAGAAACCGCTGGCGGTGATCTGGAACGAAATGCTGACGACCAGCCCCTTCAACAAGATTCACGATCATTGCCTCGTCGCGGAGAACCCGGAGTTCTACCGCGTTTACATCGAGCCGGTCGTGAAAGGCGCCGTGCATCCGATGCCCGTGGAGCAGCATCCGGCGTTTTCGACGCAGGGGAACTGATGGCCGCCGCCGGCGCCAGACACCTTGCCGAGATGCGGCTCGCCGCGAAATTTCCGCTCGTGCTTCCGCGCATGGCGAAGGGTTACGTGCGCGCGTGGCGCGGTGAACGCCGGCCGCTGCGTGGCGCGGAGTTCTGCGTCACGTATCGCTGCCAGCTCGATTGCGATTTCTGCCTGACCAAACCGCTCATCGACCGCGCGCGGCGCGAGATGGAAACGAGCCAGGCCGTCGCCGCCATCGACGCCATCGCGAGCCTCGGAGCGATCTTCGTCAACCTCACGGGCGGCGAGGCGCTGATGCGCGAGGACATCTTCGAGATCGCCTCGCGCGCGGCGCGCCGGCGCGATCTGCTGGTGACGCTCGCCAGCCACGGCCTTTCGATCGACGCGAGCGTCGCGCGCGAACTCGAGAAGGCGCGCGTCGCGATCGTGCTGCTTTCGCTCGACGGTCCGGACGCCGAAACGCACGACGCCTCCCGCGGCCGGGAGGGCGCGTTCGACAAATTGATGGCGTCGGTCGAAGCGCTCCACGGCGCGGGCATCCCGATCTTTTTCACCACGATCCTCACGCGCGAAAACGCGGAAGACGGCTCGATCTTTCGCACCGCGCGCCTCGCGAAAAAGCTCGGCGGCACGCTGACCGTCAACTGGTCGTACATGGTCGGCGCCAACTGGTCGTGCCGCGCGCCGAACGTCTCGGACACGGAGCGCCGCGCGTTCGGAAAGCTCATGCGCATGCCCGGCGTGCGCTGGGAAGGCAGCAACAACTTCGCGGGCGAGGGCTGCCCGGCGGGCTCGGAAAAAATCTACGTCACGCCCTACGGCGACGTCTTTCCGTGCGCGGTGCTGCAAGGCTCTTTCGGCAACCTTTTGCACGAGCCGCTTGCCGATATCTGGCGCCGCATGGGGGGCGTGCCGGAATTCGCCGACAACGACAAGCCGTGCCTGGCCGCGTGCGACGCGGATTTCTCGGGGCGGTTTGAGCTTCTCCGCCGCGCGCCCGGCGCGGATTTCGCGAAAGCGGTGGCGACCGGCCCGACGAGTTGATGCGCGTTCTTCTGCTCAACCCCTCCGAGCGCAAGATCCTTCAGGCGAACCTGCCGAAGGAAATCGAAAAGGTGCGCGGCAAGAATCAACCCGTCGGCCTGCTCTACATCGCGGCCGCCGCGCGACTGGTTCCCGGCGTCGACGTGCGCGTGCTCGACGCGCACGCGCTCGATCTCGACGCGGCGGGCATCGAGTGCCACGTCGCCGCGTACGATCCCGACGTCGTCGCGATCACGTGCATCACGTTCAACCTGCCGGACGTCATGGAAAATCTCGCGGCCGCGAAGAAGGCAGCACCGCGCGCGAAGATCGTCATCGGAGGCTTGCAGCCGTATCTCTATCCGGAAGAGACGTTCAACCTGCCGGGCGTCGATGCCGTGTTCCTCGGCGAGGCGGAGGAAAGCTTTCCCGCGTACCTGCGTTCGATCGACAATCCCGCCGCGCTCGCGAACGTGCCGGGGATCATGGCGCGCGCGGGTGGCGAAGTCGTCAGCACGGGCTTCGCGACGCCGATCGCCGATCTGGATTC contains:
- a CDS encoding radical SAM protein, which gives rise to MAESRPTDDRPAIVLLNPPGTRRYLRDCYCSSVDKAGYYWQPLDLLLQAAHLARDFRVVLVDAIVTRLAPAACLELIARERPVAILSLCSHLSWPEDRPFFQALATHVDAPLYLSGDLPRFQSRAVMDDAPFVDGVLMDITAPCLADRLRTGAHAERTSITHRRGGEIVAGELVGRKWFSHPIPPHDMFFEKGYRFPLGLAEPVASVLTMHGCPYQCDYCNTGMIHFSRREPDNLEAELDHLHACGIRSLKICDATFNHHPTHVRAFCEMLIEKRYGFRWFCYARADTLDDAQIALMARAGCRFVAFGLESGSEAILADHKEGAGLPATFTALEACRRHGIETLGHFVIGLTGETSDTLETTRRFLRTVPLDYASFNLFDPRPGARLLGETVTPEKALRGATPNDDADRTDSHANGVSLAELRAWQSVFYRAFYWRPRYLLRRITRIRDARVLARYLRQGLRVLRAGLRASET
- a CDS encoding B12-binding domain-containing radical SAM protein, which gives rise to MRVLFVEHIQVTLPIENLSAYLKRAGHAVDAFFDPGLFDDSNFHWPRVARRFSHVPLLLQKVSDWRPDLVCFSVVTDYFGWAATLASAIKEHFDVPIVIGGIHVTSVPEQVMTHPAFDFGVLGEGEEALAELCDALENAKPYESIANLAYKTGTPAGFHANPQRPFIQDLDSLPHPDKELLRDVWKRHYGARYHAIASRGCPHTCSYCCHSFLFKESRRQGLGRYLRMKSVDHFLDELESARVRYGIREILIHDNVLTADRAWFKEFARQYPKRVGLPYFCWVDPNSVDDEIAGLLESSGCAAAWIGVSRVPGQDDNVVNRAKFDKSMLRALDALRRTNIYVLADNIVGLPRQTNRDVENLIRLYLDHPVDRTVVFHIRYYPRIDLVKTALEAGDLTPEDVARIESDGGTKSFTMKDGNANDELMRLSNLLLFCVLIPRRVTEWLLADKRRLRLVPTRSLFLQQQFIADYVARLRRRKSRVPLISSSWRVGYNLVRDVLRRALYRGGPLTRYSPNVTLVRPRTAPAFPSAGFARLHTQGAGPLT
- a CDS encoding B12-binding domain-containing radical SAM protein; translated protein: MAAVDVCLVNTPLCRYGFNLSGIYPMPHLGLGYLGRLLFDAGVSVGYLDAQFDANSPLTHPDRLPDARVYALTSKVINLVPTHAIARVIRERKPDAHIVLGGPCNIIEPSILFDQFPAFDILATGEGEEVILPLAQRLLDGKGADELVDVPGLALRTNDAVRLTAPATPADLSREIHPMRSLWPESTHRMHPPYGIAPPVSLLETARGCSYDCSFCAIDKTARERPDEVVFDEVRELLASGVNEIHFVDPTFTLNMKRARRLCEGFSRMPRPFKWTCKTRLDLVDPALLALMANSGCYLIAYGIESYAEDVLTNIGKRLAVERTNRALAWTHKAGIRSVGYVLIGSPGESDRSVAETNRMLRRSQVWFVLFGIYLPLPGSGPIPAHDRALNEDLIACYTRGYHERFATTAPNGHANDALARWLLRSALGFYLHPKNLWRIARGVRATRELWHYVKGGAHLAREFARFAWTRIRKGKTVVVRFSDRSDEKLTDAA
- a CDS encoding B12-binding domain-containing radical SAM protein, which translates into the protein MGPPMGLIGLAAYARANRPGRDDFHLVDERIAPLTPADYERLLADFSPDFVAMSVLTAEAARAGALVRLLKRLAPNTPVAIGGPHASACGVSLLEDMPVDFVVAGEGERAFVRLIDNANGAPVEELAGTSGLSFRHRGEICTTDANRDLIEDLDTLPIPAWDLVDLDTYEISRRMTPVILGRYGVLFTSRGCPYRCTYCHDIFTKKFRAQSPARVVDEIEYLIENHGVNEFEVIDDIFNLKRERVLAICEEIRRRRLVTRFSFPNGVRADRLDEEVLRALASVGTFSMALAVETASPRLQKYIEKHNNLDRVKRTVEIADRLGIFTWGFFMLGFPTETRAEMRKTVRFAARSKFCAALFFQVTPFAGTEMTRRQIPPGALDFVAHMRAAALTGEGPFGDYYWQRSRISNVGPTELGLRMAVANLRFYLGPRRVVRIVRRFSGRRVQLVHGFVNLMAYCLVKYPRNLIAQRDSPAEAA
- a CDS encoding radical SAM protein is translated as MPYQIGVQPGFVDRVRKHIRYVWMFPGVMPRAAENYVRLMLGQPRLRFIEFACNFDCFAKCGHCSITKLGANHPNRPLMTVAQMQDTLRQTIELGALNINLTGGEAIMVPFLSDLVAACNPKKTVVSLATNGAPISPQKARDLARWGVRVVTMSLDSADAATHDKSRGLKGCYERLMHAIDHLTDAGIEVFLNTILTRENMINGDIYKMIELASQKRAMLTINPPFQIGGWDGADVHLDAEGKDFHRKLMAFSNVRWEGSSNYFKDGCPAGIEKLYISPYGDIMPCNFTHISFGNVTEKPLAVIWNEMLTTSPFNKIHDHCLVAENPEFYRVYIEPVVKGAVHPMPVEQHPAFSTQGN
- a CDS encoding radical SAM protein, encoding MAAAGARHLAEMRLAAKFPLVLPRMAKGYVRAWRGERRPLRGAEFCVTYRCQLDCDFCLTKPLIDRARREMETSQAVAAIDAIASLGAIFVNLTGGEALMREDIFEIASRAARRRDLLVTLASHGLSIDASVARELEKARVAIVLLSLDGPDAETHDASRGREGAFDKLMASVEALHGAGIPIFFTTILTRENAEDGSIFRTARLAKKLGGTLTVNWSYMVGANWSCRAPNVSDTERRAFGKLMRMPGVRWEGSNNFAGEGCPAGSEKIYVTPYGDVFPCAVLQGSFGNLLHEPLADIWRRMGGVPEFADNDKPCLAACDADFSGRFELLRRAPGADFAKAVATGPTS